In the Pseudochaenichthys georgianus chromosome 1, fPseGeo1.2, whole genome shotgun sequence genome, one interval contains:
- the ube2kb gene encoding ubiquitin-conjugating enzyme E2Kb (UBC1 homolog, yeast): protein MANIAVQRIRREFKEVLKSEETSKNQIRVELVDENFTELRGEIAGPPDTPYEGGRFQLEIKIPETYPFNPPKVRFITKIWHPNISSVTGAICLDILKDQWAAAMTLRTVLLSLQALLAAAEPDDPQDAVVANQYKQNAEMYKQTARQWSHVFAGAPVSTPDYNRKIDKLCSMGFEKNAVVAALSSKSWDVETATELLLNN from the exons ATGGCTAACATCGCGGTCCAGAGGATCAGGCGGGAGTTCAAAGAAGTTCTCAAAAGCGAGGAG ACAAGTAAAAACCAGATAAGAGTAGAACTGGTGGATGAAAACTTCACAGAGCTGAGGGGGGAGATAGCAGGTCCTCCAGATACACCATATGAAG GTGGCAGATTTCAGCTTGAAATTAAAATCCCAGAAACGTATCCTTTCAACCCACCAAAG GTGCGTTTCATCACCAAGATCTGGCACCCTAACATCAGTTCTGTGACAGGAGCAATTTGTCTGGACATTTTAAAAGACCAGTG GGCAGCAGCTATGACCCTGAGGACGGTGCTGTTATCTCTACAGGCTCTCCTTGCTGCAGCAGAACCAGATGATCCCCAGGATGCAGTTGTAGCAAACCAG TACAAGCAGAATGCAGAAATGTATAAACAGACAGCGAGGCAGTGGTCTCACGTCTTTGCAGGCGCGCCTGTCTCCACTCCAGACTACAACCGCAAAATAGATAAACTCTGTTCCATGGGCTTTGAAAAG AATGCAGTAGTAGCAGCCTTGTCTTCAAAATCCTGGGATGTGGAAACGGCGACAGAGCTGCTCCTTAACAACTAA
- the map9 gene encoding microtubule-associated protein 9 encodes MTNQQFTTLAYTKSPKTSRRTTFQDELQAAVSARASKTETDQYSYSDDFNEDEDDFLNQLLKSRKERAKAFKAGKSKSKINTFEVSDDEDKHGRTKRVSFLKSKRIDTPLEVTTAPELGENDPSDTSDSRHNNYNDSLSTQRSTNVSEDNIKYKSSYGETADPQIRRQSSVKSLSFQTSDDTLPDMLLPLPSDNSVIETPVPDENSNLEESYQSAQLSANNLTHVSTAEREPPKPKPRQRTLGLSLHPKEKIAESGDSQEVSRPQTSSASIPLSTDSSSNNTWTKGDSALSCSFSKSFSSKSEQSQLSSKSTIDSGSRDDFISDDSKEQESKYSTSFEEFNAGSGDASHQTSHVCEKSFDTRTSSSLSKTTQRSQSACSRNVESKYLGSLKLLDRKVSLQESQPQTADSIRAAIYQEWLEKKKEKSRENMQQKKQEDILKEKKKREEEAKKGDAIASYEAWKKQKAQSLKAKAKEKEDAIMREQREIEGKQEKMQSAKQVFEQWKLEHDHLLKEKSRKQREAESRLQFGKQEKEKERKNDSKSVVSGWHDKKKDVIYEIVTMKRKEIQNKSEEERYMKEERDKMALEMYESWLVRKDLEQKRQKEERRIQTILRDSPPPPWSPPNKTVPFRK; translated from the exons ATGACAAATCAGCAGTTCACGACACTGGCTTACACGAAAAGCCCCAAAACATCGAGGAGGACAACATTCCAG GATGAACTTCAGGCTGCTGTGTCTGCCAGGGCTAGCAAAACCGAAACAGACCAATACTCCTACTCTGATGACTTTAATGAAGATGAGGATG attttttaaatcaactccTCAAATCAAGAAAAGAGAGGGCTAAGGCTTTTAAGGCTGGGAAGAGTAAATCCAAAATCAACACCTTCGAGGTTTCGGACGATGAGGACAAACACGGCAGGACAAAGAGAGTTTCATTTCTGAAATCCAAAAGAATTGACACTCCCTTGGAAGTAACGACGGCACCAGAGTTGGGAGAAAACGATCCGTCCGACACTTCCGACAGTCGACATAACAATTATAATGACTCATTATCCACCCAGCGCTCAACAAACGTTAGTGAAGataacataaaatataaaagcaGTTATGGGGAGACTGCTGATCCACAAATCAGGAGACAGAGCTCAGTAAAATCTCTGTCGTTCCAAACATCAGATGACACTCTACCGGACATGCTATTGCCCTTACCGTCTGACAACAGTGTGATTGAAACTCCAGTTCCCGATGAGAACAGCAACTTGGAAGAAAGCTACCAGAGTGCGCAGTTATCAGCAAATAACCTGACACATGTGTCAACAGCAG AGAGGGAGCCACCCAAGCCTAAACCGAGGCAAAGGACTCTCGGATTGAGCCTCCACCCTAAGGAGAAAATAGCTGAAAGTGGTGATTCTCAGGAAGTAAGCAGGCCCCAGACTTCTTCTGCATCCATTCCCCTCTCCACTGACTCATCCAGCAACAACACT TGGACCAAAGGAGATAGCGCACTTTCATGCAGCTTCAGCAAATCTTTTTCAAGCAAGAGTGAACAGTCACAGCTCTCTTCAAAGTCCACTATTGATTCTGGATCCCGAG ATGACTTTATTTCTGATGACAGCAAAGAGCAGGAGAGCAAGTACTCCACATCATTTGAAGAGTTCAAT GCAGGATCGGGAGATGCCTCACATCAAACTTCTCATGTCTGTGAAAAATCATTTGATACCAG GACATCAAGTTCTCTTTCAAAGACTACTCAGAGATCTCAGAGTGCCTGCTCCAGAAATGTGGAATCAAAATATTTGGGATCGCTCAAACTTCTGGATCGTAAAGTCTCACTCCAGGAGTCTCAGCCTCAAACAGCAGATTCCATCCGAGCTGCCATTTACCAG GAATGGcttgaaaagaaaaaagaaaagtcaagaGAGAACATGCAGCAAAAGAAGCAAGAAGACATCCttaaagagaaaaagaaaagg GAAGAAGAGGCTAAGAAGGGAGATGCTATAGCATCATATGAGGCTTGGAAAAAGCAGAAAGCACAAAGTCTCAAAGCAAAAGCCAAAGAAAAGGAAGATGCGATCATGAGAGAGCAAAGAGAGATTGAAGGAAAACAAGAAAAAATGCAATCTGCTAAACag GTGTTTGAACAATGGAAACTCGAACATGATCATCTCCTCAAAGAAAAGTCCAGGAAACAAAGAGAAGCTGAAAGTAGACTTCAGTTTGGAAAACAAGAAAAGGAGAAAGAAAGGAAAAATGACAGCAAATCTGTCGTTTCTGGTTG gCATGATAAGAAGAAAGATGTTATCTATGAAATAGTGACAATGAAGcgtaaagaaatacaaaataaatcagaGGAGGAACGCTACATGAAAGAAGAGAGAGATAAAATGGCTTTAGAGATGTATGAAAGCTGGCTG GTACGGAAAGATCTGGAACAGAAGAGACAAAAAGAAGAAAGACGAATACAAACGATTCTCCGAGATAGCCCACCTCCTCCATGGAGCCCTCCAAATAAAACCGTACCATttcgaaaataa
- the smim14 gene encoding small integral membrane protein 14 encodes MAEGGFDPCECICTHEHAMRRLINLLRQSQSYCTDTGCPQELPAPGGSVGGGGELTLPLVLMGWAVVALLLFLLRPSSLRRSRPTGKASGPHNSDRREPPAPPVD; translated from the exons ATGGCAGAGGGAGGCTTTGACCCTTGTGAGTGCATCTGCACCCACGAGCACGCTATGAGGCGACTCATCAACCTG CTCAGGCAATCTCAGTCCTACTGCACAGACACAGGCTGCCCTCAGGAAC tgcCAGCTCCCGGTGGGTCGGTGGGCGGCGGAGGGGAGCTGACCCTCCCCCTGGTTCTGATGGGATGGGCGGTGGTTGCTCTGCTCCTTTTCCTGTTGCGGCCTTCCAGTCTCAGGCGTTCTCGTCCCACAGGCAAAGCCTCCGGACCCCACAAT AGCGATAGAAGAGAGCCGCCAGCACCACCTGTTGACTAA